The following proteins are co-located in the Pelecanus crispus isolate bPelCri1 chromosome 5, bPelCri1.pri, whole genome shotgun sequence genome:
- the PRPF38A gene encoding pre-mRNA-splicing factor 38A translates to MANRTVKDAHSIHGTNPQYLVEKIIRTRIYESKYWKEECFGLTAELVVDKAMELKYVGGVYGGNIKPTPFLCLTLKMLQIQPEKDIIVEFIKNEDFKYVRMLGALYMRLTGTAIDCYKYLEPLYNDYRKIKSQNRNGEFELMHVDEFIDELLHEERVCDIILPRLQKRYVLEEAEQLEPRVSALEEDMDDVESSEEEEEEDEKLERAPSPDHRRRGYRDLDKPRRSPAVRYRRSRSRSPRRRSRSPKRRSPSPRRERHRSKSPRRHRSRSRERRHRSRSKSPGHHRSHRHRSHSKSPERSKKSHKKSRRGNE, encoded by the exons ATGGCGAACCGGACGGTGAAGGACGCGCACAGCATCCACGGCACCAACCCGCAGTACCTGGTGGAGAAGATCATCCGCACCCGCATCTACGAGTCCAAGTACTGGAAGGAGGAGTGCTTCGGCCTGACGG CCGAGCTGGTGGTGGACAAGGCCATGGAGCTGAAGTACGTGGGGGGCGTCTATGGCGGGAACATTAAGCCTACGCCCTTCTTGTGCTTGACGCTGAAGATGCTGCAGATCCAGCCCGAAAAGGACATCATCGTGGAGTTCATAAAAAACGAGGACTTCAA GTATGTCCGAATGCTTGGTGCGTTGTACATGAGATTGACAGGCACGGCCATTGACTGCTACAAGTATCTTGAACCACTGTACAATGACTATcgaaaaataaaaagtcagaaCAGAAATGGGG aattTGAACTGATGCATGTGGATGAATTTATTGATGAACTACTCCACGAGGAACGTGTATGCGATATCATTCTGCCTCGATTACAG AAACGGTATGTTCTGGAAGAAGCTGAGCAACTCGAGCCTCGTGTTAGTGCTTTGGAAGAAGACATGGATGATGTAGAATCtagtgaggaggaggaagaggaagatgaaaag ctggaacGAGCACCCTCTCCTGACCACCGCAGAAGAGGCTACAGAGACCTTGATAAACCTCGCAGATCTCCAGCTGTGCGATACAGGCGGAGCCGAAGCAGGTCCCCAAGAAG GCGAAGCCGCTCTCCAAAGAGAAGAAG TCCATCACCACGCCGGGAGAGGCATCGCAGCAAAAGCCCAAGACGACACCGGAGCAGATCCAGGGAGAGGCGTCACAGATCAAGATCTAAATCTCCAG gGCATCATCGTAGTCACAGACACAGAAGTCATTCCAAATCACCTGAAAG ATCTAAGAAAAGTCACAAGAAGAGTCGGCGAGGGAATGAATAG